The genome window cagatgaccctggcctgttggctcagtggtagagcgtcggcctggcgtgcagaagtcccgggttcgattcccggccagggcacacgggagaagcgcccatctgcttctccacccctccccctctctttcctctctgtctctctcttcccctcctgcagccaaggctccattggagcaaagatggcccgggcgctggggatggctccttggcctctgccccaggcgctggagtggctctggtcgcaacagagcgacgccccggaggggtagagcatcgccccctggtgggcagagcgtcgccccctggtgggcgtgccgggtggatcccggtcgggcgcatgcgggagtctgtctgactgtctctccccgtttctagcttcagaaaaatacaaaaaaaaaaaaacaaaaaaaaacccagatgagcccgcactcaaactggcaacctcggggtctcgaatctggttccttccgcatcccagtccaacgctctatccactgtgccaccgcctggtcaggctttttttttctttttttaaaaaattccattcgtgagttgttcacaaaaattaggggagcaGGGAACCTGCagctactccagtactttcagccttttgtacagtgcattttcatcaattaaataaaagttgggtttgcatctcatttgcataatcaaacaattctttgacttgtcctttgcttttctgatgttctttttttcttcttcttcttcttttttttttttttttttgtgtgtgtgtgtgtgtatttttctgaagcagggaggcagtcagacagactcccgcatgcgcccgaccgggatccacccggcatgcccaccagggggcgacgctctgcaccagggggcgacgctctgcccaccagggggcgatgctctgcccatctggggcgtcgctccctTGCTACCAGAGCTAcatcagcgcctgaggcagaggccacagagccatccccagcgccccggccatctttgctccaatggagccttggctgcgggaggggaagagagagacagagaggaaggagagggggaagggtggagaagcagatgggcgcttctcccgtgtgccctggccgggaatcgaacccaggacttccacacgccaggccgacgctctaccactgagccaaccgggcagggcctgatgttcttgtttaataaaaaaaatgcttttttctttaatcgtttcatattcattttgaaatatcccctaatttttgtgagcggtttATTTCAGGGCTCCTGGCCCTCTAGGAGCCTCTGTCTCTCTGGGTGGGGTCGAGGAGGCGGGGCTGTGGGCTCCCTTATCTACAGAGCCTGCTTTGGCTTCCTGGCGACTGTCCCTCAGCTCGGGCTCCTTGCCATGGGGTTTCTGCTCCCGCTCTCGCTGCTGCTTTTGCTGGCGGCAGCCTACCCGGGAGGCCCCAGGGCGCGGAGGCGCGGGGCTGCACGGACGCAAAGCCCAGGAGTCAGCTCTTCTGCGCCCTCAGCTACCACCGCGCCGTTCTGGGTGCGCATAAGCCCCAAATTCATGGCCGTGCCGCCGGGGAGTTCAGTATGGCTCAACTGTAGTAGCAGCTGCCCCCTGTTGGAAGGTTCCACCCTGCATACTGGGCTGCGGCGGGGCCAGACGCTCAGCGGGCCCAGCTGGGTCTCCTTCCAGCTCCTGGATATTAGGGCCTGGAGCTCCGACGTGCACTGCTTCGTCACCTGCTCAGGAGTAACGCGGGGGGCCACGGCCAGGATCAACGCCTACAGTGAGGGACTTGGGTTCAGGCCCTactggggagaagggagggggacagaAATGGGGCAGTTAACAGTTGCGCTAGGGGACGCGCACCGACCTTACTCAGCGGCCCCCTCTTGCTTTAGAACGGCCACACAGCGTGATTCTGGAACCTCCAGTTTTAAAGGGCAGTGAGTACACTCTGCGCTGCCACGTGACGCACGTGTTCCCAGTGGGCTTCCTGGTGGTAACCCTGCAGCACGGCGGCCGGGTCATCTACTCCGAGAGCCTGGAGCGCTTCACAGGCCTGGATTTGGCTAACGTGACGCTGACTCATGTGTTGAGGGCTAGGCCCCACGATTTTTGTCAGCCCGTGACCTGCCACGCGCGCCTCAATCTCGACGGCCTGGTGGTCCGCAGCAGCTCAGCTCCCATGACGCTGAAATTCTTGGGTGAGGCACCCTTGTAATCCTGGGGACTTGAGGAGGTGTGGGTAGTAAGGGTTATGAACCCATGAGGGTGTGCTGGCCAATCTGAACTCCACGTGAGTCGTCACGCCTTCAAGTGTCCCATTCCTAATTCTCATCTCCTACCCCCAGCTTGGAGCCCAACGTCCAAAGCCTTGACTTCCACCTCCATCACAGCCCTTGTGATTATTCTTCTCATCGTGGGGGCCTCCTATCTTCGAAAGTACCTACTGATGCAGTCCCCTGCGTAGAGAGGGTGGTCCATGCCTGCTGAGCCCGGGCAGAAAGGGATCAGGAACAATTTGAAGACCCCTGCCTAGATCAATAAAGCCTCCCTCAGCCAGCCCTTCCCACGGTCTGAAGGCTCCCCAGTAGAGCACTGCC of Saccopteryx bilineata isolate mSacBil1 chromosome 1, mSacBil1_pri_phased_curated, whole genome shotgun sequence contains these proteins:
- the ICAM4 gene encoding intercellular adhesion molecule 4, giving the protein MFLFNKKNAFFFNRFIFILKYPLIFVSGLFQGSWPSRSLCLSGWGRGGGAVGSLIYRACFGFLATVPQLGLLAMGFLLPLSLLLLLAAAYPGGPRARRRGAARTQSPGVSSSAPSATTAPFWVRISPKFMAVPPGSSVWLNCSSSCPLLEGSTLHTGLRRGQTLSGPSWVSFQLLDIRAWSSDVHCFVTCSGVTRGATARINAYKRPHSVILEPPVLKGSEYTLRCHVTHVFPVGFLVVTLQHGGRVIYSESLERFTGLDLANVTLTHVLRARPHDFCQPVTCHARLNLDGLVVRSSSAPMTLKFLAWSPTSKALTSTSITALVIILLIVGASYLRKYLLMQSPA